CTGTCTTGAAAAATTAACTAATATATGTTATATCAGGAGCAAGTGGCTTCAAATTTGGCTGATGAATGGGTTGCTGTGACAATCCAGTCCTTGAAAAAGGCTTCTCCTACCAGTCTGAAAATCTCTCTGAGATCGGTATCACTCAGAAACAACCTCGTACCTATACTATTAGTCTACCATCTCAGTTTTGCCCATGAGAATATAGTTGTTTCATTATTTGTTTTCTAAATTGGATTTCAGATAAGAGAAGGGAGAACACAAACTGTTGAGGAGTGCTTGCGTCGGGAATATAGAATGCTTTGCCATGTCGTGCGAAGTGACTTCAGCAGAGACTTCTTTGAGGTAGATATCAACATCTTCAATACTGCTCATTTTCATTCAAGATCTGTTTACTTTGTCATCTCTTGGGGCAATGCAAGGTCTGTATACCTAACATCCAATTCCTGTTGCAGGGATGTAGAGCTATACTGGTAGATAAAGATCAAAACCCAAAGGTTTGGATAATTTTATATTTAGCACATTTCGGTCAAAATTTACTTTCTGATGGCTTATTTCATCAAAATAACCTTTTGATAGTGGTGCTCTTTTTATGCGGGTACTTGCAGTGGATGCCTCCAAGGTTGGACCAAGTGCATGACGAGGCAGTTGAACAATATTTCTCCAGAATTGATGATCCACAGTGGGAAGATCTAAACCTACCTACCAGACGTTCCTATCGAAGAAATATTGAGTCCAGCCTTTGACTGAAGTGTTAAATGGAGCCTAGGTGATGATCAGAATAATATACATCATCTTAAAGTTTTGTAAGAGTCTGCGTAGACTTCATACTATTGATAAAATATAACTGAATATGCCTTATAGGTCAACGTTTATCACTGTAGAAACTCTTTGACGATATTTATCACTGAGTTAAAACAAATCACTCACCACCTCAACATTTCCCTACGGCCCATCAACAATCAACAAGCAAAACTCATCTCCCAATGCTTATCTTATCCTGCTCGAGCAAATCACTAGGATGTGCCTGCCCATGCTGCACGTCCAGTCTCCAGCTCGAGACATCCCCATCATCCAGCTACAAGGTCCTCGATGCACCGACGGCAAGCAGACACACTCACCATGCTGTTCGCCGAGCGCCGGCCGGCGCCATCCGATCTCCACCAGGCCCCAGTGGCTGACATGGCAGGTTCAAATGGAGCACAAGATAATCCAACGGTTTGTCACAAGAAGATATATACCCTGCTGGATGATTCGGTGCATACAAGGATGCACACCGGATCATCCGTCAGTACAGAGAAAGTCTCGTTCAAAAAACAAAGTACAGAAAAAGTCATTGTATCAGTGTTAGCTTTTGTAGGTTGGGCTATAAATACTACATTATCCACCTCGGAATTTCAGGTTGCTGGACTCCAAGGAAGGCATAGGCACTTGGAAAAGAGTTCCAAGCCACAAAGCTGCTAAAAGGATCATTCAAGGCATGTAGCACAATTATCCTATCTAGAGAGTGAATAGTACTAGATTAGGCCTTAGAATTAAGTGTGGTATGCAGATCGAATCTCCCTTGTAATCATTGGTGTGTTGGAGCAGTGACAAGCAAGCTGCAAGCCACGCCAGGTCTAATTGATAGTACAGTCACAATGATAATACAATTGATAACCTTGGAATCCCCTTTTTCGATGTGCAAGAATGATTCTAGCCCCGGAAGCATCGAATCCCTCACCAACTACGAGCTGCCGTtgccaatggacatcttctcaCGAGCGTGCACAATAATGCATTGCTTACATTCCAAAATTACTGAAATAATTATCACGTGCAGAGTGCACTGTAATGTCACACTGCATGATTTTAGCATGGTGTTCAAAGTCGACATGATATCGCAGAGCTCAACTTCCTACTCCACCGCAACTCTAGCTCTACAAGGTTGTACTAGTTTTCCGAAATGATTAAATCGCTTCAGAAAGCTAGTTTAATTTACTGAAAGTAGAGAGGACCGAGGGGAGCCCTTAGAATCATAAATTCGCACCCAAACACATGAGTGACATCCTCATCAACATACTTCCAATACTTTTGTTGTGTGTGGTATTATTGATCAATTTGCTGAACATCCATCACTGAAAGAGAACAGCTCTTTGAATAAGTAAGAGTGTTTCTGATTGAATGACTGAAATAACCCTGATTCATATTTCTTAACCTAATTCTCTGGTGCTCCCCAGATTGGAAATTATCAGCAAATGTTTTTCCAAAAGGACAATTGAAGAAATTATATCTTCTCTTGTGAATTCGATATAGTAACTGCAGCTTTCTATGGGTTCACCTGTTCTGTCCTGCAGAATTAATTAACGTGCTTCTTGTCAGGAGCAAGTGGCCTCAAATTTGGCTGATGAATGGGTTACTACGACAATCCAGTCCTTGAAAAAGGCTTCTCCTACTAGTCTGAAAATCACCCTGAGATCGGTATCCCTCGGAAACAAAAGCTGGCGCCTCAGTTCTGTCCATGAGAATATAGTTGTTCCATTTTTTGTTTTCAACTGGAATTTCAGATAAGAGAAGGGAGAACACAAACTGTTGGGGACTGCTTACGTCGGGAGTATAGAATGGTTTGCCATGTCGTCCGTGGTGACTTCAGCAAAGACTTCTTTGAAGTGAATATCAGCATACCCAACACTGCTCATTTTCATTCAAGATCTCTCTACTTTCTCGTCTTTGCGGCGCAAGGTCTGTATACCTAACATCCAATTCCTGTTGCAGGGATGTAGAGCTATACTGGTAGATAAGGATCAAAATCCAAAGGTTCAGATAATTTTATATTTACCACATTTCGACCAAAATTTACTTCTGACGGCTTATTTCATCTAAAATAACCTTTCGATGGTGGTGATCTTTTTTATGCTGGTAGTTGCGGTGGATGCCTCCAAGGTTGGAACAAGTGCATGAGGAGGCAGTTGAACAATATTTCTCCAGAATTGATGATCCACGGTGGGAAGATTTGAACCTACCTCCCAGACATTCGCATGGAAGAAATATTGAGCCCAAGCTTTGATTGAAGTCTTGGGCAAAGAGTTGAACAGAGCCTCGGTGGTGGTAAAAACAACACATCATCTCAAGTTTGGAGAGTCGCTGTACACTGCAGACTACCGATGAAATAAAAGTAAATATGCCTCACAGGTTAATTTTATCGCAATGGAAACTCTCAGTCTGCGTGTGTTTATACGTGAAGCTGTACCCATTTTAGAATACTTATAGTCGGCTTTGTCGCTCTCATGCGTTTTGTATGAGAAATCAATGTTCTGCCATCATCAAAGATGGGCTTCGCTACAATGCCATCCCACGAACAAATTACAATAAACAAGCCATGTCTTCTTGAGACTCACACTATAATGCCATATTTGGCCTTTCTAGTTGATTTCAGTATTTTTCATTTCTTTAGCCATATGATAGGATAGAAAATGCTCCAAGACTCGCCGAGCTTGTTATGTGTCCAGAGATGTTCCCATCACCAATCACGGACGTTGCTGCTATTCCCTCCCCTTGCCACATGCAGAAATCTCGTTTTCGTCACGCATCACTAGCTCACCGGCTTTCCCCCGCAAAAggcaggccggccggccaccgTACCACCGCCGCTCTGCTGCCACCTGGGCGGGACCCGATGAAGTGGATGGCTGTACATCTGCGGCGTCGACGGCCTGTCcgtcagcggcggcggcaccatCGCCGGCTCGGGCCAGCGGCGGTGGGCGAGCACCTGCAAGCGCAAGCAGACCCCGGTAATAACTGACCAGCCGGTCTGACTCCCAACCACCTAGCCTGTCTGGCCGGGCTTTGCACTCTCTGCACTGATGAAGCCACCAGGATTCTCTGAACCCGTGTCCTTGCTCTTCCTGTTCACGTTCTTCAGAGTTCAGTTCAGACGCGCTAGCTCGTCGTCGCCAGCGGCGAGGGGATGGTCGCCGGCCGCACCTGATCCGACGTGAAGGCCAGCTTCCTCCGGATGATCGCGCCCGCCGGCGGACAGGCCCACCACCGACGGCGTTAaccttgttttttttttctagaTAGAGGAGATTGCACGGAGTACTGATCTGGGCTTCAGAACACAGGCCTGGGCTGGATCGCCACTCATCCAAAATGGGCTGGTACTCACCCGTGCGATCCAACTACACTAAGCCCGGCGGCCTCTATTGTGCCTGGGCTTCAAAACCGGGCCGAGAtcggatcgcgatccgaattGGGCTCGCATCATACCACGGAAGCCAATTGTACTAGCCCACTGCTCTACTTCAACGGGCCTAGCGGCAGCATTTTGCTTTGGACGGCCCGCTTTGTTCCGACTGGGCTTGAAAAACCGGACccaaatcggatcgcgattaataatcgcgatccgaattgGGCCTCGTTTTGACGGCGCGATTCAATATGGGCGACCAGGATCGAGGCAGGGCGGATGGACCCCGGTGCATTTGCGGAATAGCCCCTTGACTAATGCTCATTTGCAAACAACCTCCCTAGATCAGGATTGGGCTAGATTAGACTTGGATTCTTGTTCGGCCTGTTTAGGGCCCATATGGAATTGGACATGCGAATCTAAGCTCCGGTCCCCCGAAGCCCATCGAGACCCGTGCGACCCGgcgtctccgccgccgccgggcgcttccccgccgccgtcgccgggcGCACACCCGTGGCCGTAGGGCGCGTCCCGGTTGCTGGCGTCTCCACGGTCCAGAAGGTACGCCTCCTACAcgtcccctctcctctccctcctccttcggcggcggcggcaacctAGATCACCGCGTGCCGCGGccaacctcgccgccgccggcttcaTTTAGTCTGCCTCGGATCTCTGCTCCTCTCGGAAGACCAGCCGACCTGACGAGTGGCGTCACCCGCAGCCGCCCGAGGCTTTGCTGGTTGACGCGCCGCCACCCGCCACCCGCCAGTCACCCAAAACCCCAGCCCGCGTATGGCCCGTAGAGACGGAGTTGTAGAAATGGGAACCTCGGACTGCTGCTAAAATCTCCCGGAGCTTTTAGAGTCAGCAGGCTACACACATAGCTATGGCTTACAAGTATTTGTGTGCAATTTGGTTCTAAAAAATAAGGTGTACCAATTAATTGCCCATTGGCTCCACAAGGACAGGAGCAAATGCTCAAATGTAGGATAAAATGGTTTCTTTGTAAAGTGTAGCGCCAAAGCTTATGGATTTGTTACGATATGCCATCTTTTGTCCGTGTCTATATATTTCAGTCTGAGAGCACGTCTTGATGTATGGCAGGATATATGCTGCAAAATGGCTCAACCTTCTGTCATTCTTGCAACTGCAAGCTATGATCACACAATCAGATTTTGGGAAGCCAAGAGTGGTCGCTGTTATCGTACAATTCAATACCCTGACTCCGTAAGTACTTGCTATTGGGGTCATGAACAGAGCtatctttttctttttgaaaatgTGAACAGGGCTACCTAGTTTAGCAGAAATCTTACATACTGTTTGGCTGCTGTAACATATTATCTGCAGCAAGTTAATCGTCTTGAGATAACCCCAGACAAGAGATTCTTAGCTGCTGCTGGCAATCCTCATATCCGCCTTTTTGACGTCAACTCAAATAGCCCTCAACCGGTACGCATACATGTTTTTAACAACAATCAGTATGAATCACATGTTTGTTTTTCCTTATTTGATAAGAATATTCCTAACAGGTAATCAGCTATGATTCACATACTAGTAATGTGATGGCTGTGGGATTCCATTGTGATGGTAACTGGATGTACTCTGGCTCTGAGGATGGTACTGTGAGAATCTGGGATTTACGGTGAGTTTTTGAAACCTAATATCTTTTATATTATTTCTTAAGTTGCAAGCCTATTTGCTTGACCTGCAGTTCTACTGAAAACTTGAAAAAATTATTCTTAACTAGGGGACAATCCAGTGCCGATACAGCTCCAGGTGCTATCATGCAAACTCATGACATGGTCCACTGGGTTTAGTTTAAACGGACTAGGGTATAAGGAAACTTAAAAGGCTTTTTTTTCTTGAAcatgcaggagagctgcgtatcaatatattaagaagGAAAACTTAAAAGGCTACACATATGAACATTTTGAAAATAACCACCTCGCAAATTGATAATTCATCTGTAAAGAATCTGGATGCACCAATGTTATGGAAATCTGACTATCTGATCCCTCCAAATCTCATACAACTTCATACATGAGAGTTTGTGTGGTAGCACCACTAGATAGTGTGCATTAGAATGTTTGATAATGCGTTCTAATTTTGTACTTTGTTTACCATACTATATTTCTTCTATGATTCCCTTCAAAAAAAATTATGTGCATGTTGGTTTCAGAACTGGCACCTGTCAGCGAGAATATGAGAGCCGTGCAGCCGTCAACACTGTAGTCCTACACCCAAATCAGGTTACATTcatttttcttccttttctatTTGTGTGTCCTTAAGTGCTTTAACTAATTGCAAATTTCATCATTCAAATACAATATTGATTAAGTTACACTTCGCTATAAACTTGTTGGCTAGCTAGGGCATTTATGCATTGCTTCTGTTTTAGGAGATTGTTTGGCATTGAATCCTTTGCCATTTCTGTAATGCAAATATGCTGACAAAACAAAACTGACCGCAAGTAGCTGTGAAGCTATTTTTTCTTTGTAAATTCAGAGGTTTCAATATTGTTGTGGGTACCCATGTTGGAACCAACTTGGGAGAGTAAAATGGACTTTTATATGGCTTGCCTTCATCAAAAACTGCAGAGGTGCTTGCTTGTTGCGTGTTTAGTCTGCAGTACAGAATTGCAGCCAAAAGACGCTACTATGCTGAACTGGGCCTATGTACACTCTCTTCGTTTTTTAGAAAGAATCCTGTTAAACTTCATTTCTTATATTTGACTAAATAGTAGTATTAGTGTTCCAGACTGTATGGATGATTTAAGATAGTTTTGTTTTGCCAATTTGCCCCTGTTACTTCTGTCTGTTTATTTCCACCAAATTTAGTTGTATCTTTAATTTTTCAGAAAGAACTGATATCTGGTGATCAGAATGGAAACATACGTGTGTGGGATTTAGCGGCTAACTCTTGCAGCTGTGAACTGGTGAGTCACATTCCAGTTTTGTGGCACTACTGTGGAAAGGGAAATGCAAGAACACAATTGATGTGTTGGATCCACTTCTGTAGGTACCAGAGGTTGATACTGCTGTAAGATCTCTGACAGTTATGTGGGATGGGAGTATGGTGGTTGCTGCAAATAACCGTGGGACATGTTACGTTTGGCACCTGCTTAAGGGTACTCAGGTCAGTCGATTCTGCTGACCTACCTGTAATTAAATATAGAATTTGTGATTTCTGAATTTTTGAAGTTAGCAAATTCTGTTGTGTAGACAATTACCTGTTTTGAACCTCTACACAAACTGCAAGCCCATGATGGCTACATTCTCAAATGCCTGCTTTCACCAGAATTTTGCGACCCTAACAGGTAACGTGGTGGTCTAAAAGACTTATTATTTTCATGTTTCTTCCAGTGTTATTGTGTCTTTCTTGGATTCCATGCAACATATTTGGGATTGGTTTTTTAGGTATCTTGCCACAGCATCATCTGACAACACTGTAAAGATTTGGAATGTTGATGGCTTCAAGTTGGAAAGAACTCTAGTCGGTAATGTTCAGAATGAATCTTCTTTACACAACATTCCATCCCAGATTCGCCTCATGTTCCAAATGATATCCTGACACTCTTTGGACAATCAACTTTGTCAGGCCATCAACGCTGGGTTTGGGACTGCGTGTTCTCCGTCGACGGCGCTTATCTGATAACTGGTACGAACTGCGCCTTACAGAGTTAACCATCAGTTACAGAGTTGACCAGATGAAACGTTTGTTCTCCTTCTCTGTTGCAGCTTCTTCTGACACCACAGCGAGGCTGTGGACGATGTCGACCGGAGAGGCCATCCGGGTGTACCAGGGCCACCACAAGGCCACCGTGTGCTGC
Above is a genomic segment from Panicum hallii strain FIL2 chromosome 8, PHallii_v3.1, whole genome shotgun sequence containing:
- the LOC112902651 gene encoding target of rapamycin complex subunit wat1-like gives rise to the protein MAQPSVILATASYDHTIRFWEAKSGRCYRTIQYPDSQVNRLEITPDKRFLAAAGNPHIRLFDVNSNSPQPVISYDSHTSNVMAVGFHCDGNWMYSGSEDGTVRIWDLRTGTCQREYESRAAVNTVVLHPNQKELISGDQNGNIRVWDLAANSCSCELVPEVDTAVRSLTVMWDGSMVVAANNRGTCYVWHLLKGTQTITCFEPLHKLQAHDGYILKCLLSPEFCDPNRYLATASSDNTVKIWNVDGFKLERTLVGHQRWVWDCVFSVDGAYLITASSDTTARLWTMSTGEAIRVYQGHHKATVCCALHDGAESAPS